One segment of Curtobacterium poinsettiae DNA contains the following:
- a CDS encoding NADPH:quinone reductase produces MRSIVYTKPGASSVLELVERDIPEPGAGEVRVRVVVSGVNPTDWKARAGGTYGDGLPFPEITPNQDGAGVVDAVGPGVDGLAVGDRVWLFMAAASRPTGTAQEYTVVPESRVVPLPDGVSFDVGASLGVPAMTAHRALTTHEDGPARLGPGALDGFTVLVAGGAGAVGHAAIQLARWAGATVITTISSDAKAALATAAGAHHVVNYREEDAAERIRAIAPDGVDIVVEVSIPQNAALVADVLANHGVVSIYANNGGDEASLPIRPNMSVNARYQFLLLYTIGDEALSAAAADVTEALHDGVLPVGEDAGLPLTRFALEQTAQAHDAVEQDTVGKVLIDVSEAP; encoded by the coding sequence ATGCGATCGATCGTCTACACGAAGCCCGGTGCCAGCAGCGTCCTCGAACTCGTCGAGCGGGACATCCCGGAACCCGGCGCTGGTGAGGTCCGCGTCCGCGTCGTCGTCTCCGGCGTCAACCCGACCGACTGGAAGGCCCGCGCCGGCGGCACGTACGGCGACGGGCTGCCGTTCCCCGAGATCACGCCGAACCAGGACGGCGCGGGCGTCGTGGACGCCGTCGGCCCCGGAGTCGACGGACTGGCCGTCGGCGACCGCGTCTGGCTGTTCATGGCGGCGGCGTCCCGGCCGACCGGCACCGCGCAGGAGTACACGGTCGTGCCCGAGTCGCGCGTGGTCCCGCTGCCCGACGGTGTCTCGTTCGACGTCGGCGCCTCGCTCGGCGTCCCCGCGATGACGGCGCACCGGGCCCTCACCACCCACGAGGACGGCCCCGCACGCCTGGGCCCCGGAGCCCTCGACGGTTTCACCGTGCTCGTCGCCGGCGGAGCCGGTGCCGTGGGGCACGCCGCGATCCAGCTCGCCCGCTGGGCCGGAGCGACCGTCATCACCACGATCAGCTCGGACGCGAAGGCAGCACTGGCGACCGCGGCGGGTGCCCACCACGTCGTGAACTACCGCGAGGAGGACGCCGCCGAGCGCATCCGGGCGATCGCGCCGGACGGTGTCGACATCGTCGTCGAGGTGTCGATCCCGCAGAACGCCGCGCTGGTCGCCGACGTGCTGGCGAACCACGGCGTCGTGTCGATCTACGCGAACAACGGCGGTGACGAGGCGAGCCTGCCGATCCGCCCGAACATGAGCGTGAACGCCCGCTACCAGTTCCTGCTGCTCTACACGATCGGCGACGAGGCGCTGTCCGCGGCGGCCGCGGACGTCACCGAGGCGCTGCACGACGGCGTGCTGCCGGTCGGCGAGGACGCCGGGCTCCCGCTCACCCGGTTCGCGCTCGAGCAGACCGCCCAGGCGCACGATGCGGTCGAGCAGGACACCGTCGGCAAGGTGCTCATCGACGTGTCCGAGGCGCCGTAG
- a CDS encoding winged helix-turn-helix transcriptional regulator, which produces MSALEYSPYAADCPSRQLLDRIGDRWSVLTIGALADGPARYSAVAARVQGVSQKMLTQTLRALERDGMVTRTVFPEIPPHVEYELTELGRSLRTVLVPLEDWATSHMPDVAEAREGYDAR; this is translated from the coding sequence ATGTCAGCACTCGAGTACAGCCCCTACGCGGCGGACTGCCCCAGTCGGCAGCTGCTCGACCGCATCGGCGACCGGTGGAGCGTGCTGACGATCGGCGCCCTCGCCGACGGTCCCGCACGGTACTCGGCGGTGGCGGCCCGGGTGCAGGGGGTCTCGCAGAAGATGCTCACCCAGACGCTGCGGGCGCTCGAACGCGACGGCATGGTGACGCGGACGGTGTTCCCCGAGATCCCCCCGCACGTGGAGTACGAGCTGACCGAGCTCGGGCGGTCGCTGCGCACCGTGCTCGTGCCGCTGGAGGACTGGGCCACCTCGCACATGCCCGACGTCGCCGAGGCGCGCGAGGGGTACGACGCGCGCTGA
- a CDS encoding NAD(P)-dependent oxidoreductase yields MTNIVVFGGTGYAGSAITHEALSRGIAVTAVARDTSKLEPAEGLTLAQGDAFDADFVSEVTKGADVVIVSLHAVQADGSELKDKFQHFVDAAAAAGARLGIVGGAGSMRVSEDGPRLFDTDGFPDAFKGEAKSHAQILDALRTSDTQVDWFYVSPAAAFGSYNPGERRGTYRVSDEVLLADAEGNSDISGADYAIAFVDEIVTPAHHQTRFGVAY; encoded by the coding sequence ATGACCAACATCGTCGTCTTCGGAGGCACCGGCTACGCCGGCTCCGCCATCACCCACGAGGCACTCTCCCGCGGCATCGCCGTCACTGCGGTCGCCCGCGACACGAGCAAGCTCGAGCCGGCCGAGGGCCTCACCCTGGCGCAGGGTGACGCGTTCGACGCCGACTTCGTGTCCGAGGTCACCAAGGGCGCCGACGTCGTCATCGTCTCGCTCCACGCCGTGCAGGCCGACGGCAGCGAGCTGAAGGACAAGTTCCAGCACTTCGTCGACGCCGCCGCTGCAGCGGGTGCGCGGCTCGGCATCGTCGGCGGTGCCGGCTCGATGCGCGTGTCCGAGGACGGCCCCCGCCTCTTCGACACCGACGGCTTCCCGGATGCCTTCAAGGGCGAGGCGAAGAGCCACGCGCAGATCCTCGACGCCCTCCGCACGTCGGACACCCAGGTCGACTGGTTCTACGTGAGCCCCGCCGCGGCCTTCGGCAGCTACAACCCGGGCGAGCGTCGCGGCACCTACCGTGTCTCGGACGAGGTCCTGCTCGCCGACGCCGAGGGCAACTCGGACATCTCCGGCGCCGACTACGCCATCGCGTTCGTCGACGAGATCGTCACCCCGGCGCACCACCAGACGCGCTTCGGCGTCGCCTACTGA
- a CDS encoding MFS transporter, which translates to MSASPTTLPPPTEPLPIQATRPPWRHTLIALSVPNFRLFTATNLVAMTAGWMQRIAQDWLVLQLTGSVAQVGITVACQFAPMLLFGLLGGVLVDRFSKRALMMITQGAFAVLSALLAVLTLAGVVEAWHIWVIAFLVGMVTVIDNPARQVFVTEIVGHKHLRNAISVNSSVFQLGGMIGPALSGALLVAVGAGWSFGVNAIACVAVVVTLGFLKVSELHRTPPAPRGKGQLVEGLRYAVHKPTIIVPVILVAFFSVFALTMPVLLSAFASQVYDVGAGGYGVFNSAVAIGALVGALLSTRRAVVRLRTIVGGVFWTGVLLVVSGSIPAIAPFTVALVAVGMSQLLFQTASNSLVQLSSNVAIRGRVMSLYVLVLLGGQAIGGPLMGQIVDHFGAHVGMMVAGGVPAAAAAVIALVLARRGGLHLAVRMRHHLPVPAIVAH; encoded by the coding sequence GTGAGCGCGTCACCGACGACCCTCCCCCCGCCCACCGAACCGCTCCCGATCCAGGCCACGCGACCCCCGTGGCGCCACACGCTCATCGCCCTGTCCGTGCCGAACTTCCGGCTGTTCACGGCGACGAACCTGGTGGCGATGACCGCCGGCTGGATGCAGCGGATCGCCCAGGACTGGCTCGTGCTGCAGCTGACCGGGTCGGTCGCGCAGGTCGGCATCACGGTCGCCTGCCAGTTCGCACCGATGCTGCTGTTCGGGCTGCTCGGCGGCGTCCTGGTCGACCGGTTCTCGAAGCGTGCGCTCATGATGATCACGCAGGGCGCCTTCGCGGTGCTGTCCGCGCTGCTCGCCGTCCTGACGCTCGCCGGCGTCGTCGAGGCGTGGCACATCTGGGTGATCGCGTTCCTCGTGGGCATGGTCACCGTCATCGACAACCCGGCACGGCAGGTGTTCGTCACCGAGATCGTCGGCCACAAGCACCTGCGGAACGCCATCAGCGTGAACTCGTCGGTGTTCCAGCTCGGCGGCATGATCGGTCCGGCGCTGTCCGGGGCACTGCTCGTCGCGGTCGGCGCGGGGTGGTCGTTCGGCGTGAACGCGATCGCCTGCGTCGCCGTCGTCGTCACGCTCGGGTTCCTGAAGGTCTCCGAACTGCACCGCACACCACCGGCGCCGCGAGGCAAGGGCCAGCTCGTGGAGGGCCTCCGCTACGCCGTGCACAAGCCGACGATCATCGTGCCGGTGATCCTCGTCGCGTTCTTCTCGGTGTTCGCGTTGACGATGCCCGTGCTGCTCTCCGCCTTCGCGTCACAGGTGTACGACGTCGGTGCCGGCGGCTACGGGGTCTTCAACTCCGCGGTGGCGATCGGCGCCCTGGTCGGCGCGCTGCTGTCCACCCGCCGGGCCGTCGTCCGGCTCCGCACCATCGTCGGCGGGGTGTTCTGGACGGGCGTCCTGCTCGTCGTCTCGGGGTCGATCCCGGCGATCGCACCGTTCACCGTCGCGCTGGTTGCCGTCGGGATGTCGCAACTGCTGTTCCAGACCGCGTCGAACTCGCTCGTGCAGCTGTCGTCGAACGTGGCGATCCGTGGCCGGGTGATGTCGCTCTACGTCCTGGTGCTGCTCGGTGGGCAGGCGATCGGTGGGCCGCTGATGGGTCAGATCGTCGACCACTTCGGAGCCCACGTGGGGATGATGGTCGCCGGTGGTGTGCCGGCCGCTGCCGCCGCCGTCATCGCGCTCGTGCTCGCCCGTCGGGGCGGCCTGCACCTGGCGGTGCGCATGCGCCACCACCTGCCGGTGCCGGCGATCGTCGCGCACTGA
- a CDS encoding LysR substrate-binding domain-containing protein: MLDPVLLQTFLAVAETGSFTQAGTRLGISQPTVSQHVRRLETAVARTLVARDTRGVALTDNGDAMAGFARTILAAHATADAYFSGAATRGRLRFGAADDLAITQLPRILRDFRRLHPQVNLELTVNQSSPLLRRVHAGQLDLVFIKQTAGESAEGTRVATDQMVWMAQDGIALEPGEPVPLIAYQAPSISRQMAIDALEAAGRTWRITCNTRDVNGVLAAVRAGIGVAVFPHSLIPADLVKVSQRLGLPDLPAVDYVLIANPTVQREPIDALTNAILSRGVVRAV; the protein is encoded by the coding sequence GTGCTCGATCCGGTCCTGTTGCAGACGTTCCTGGCCGTGGCGGAGACCGGCAGCTTCACGCAGGCCGGCACCCGGCTCGGCATCAGCCAGCCGACGGTGTCGCAGCACGTCCGGCGCCTGGAGACCGCCGTGGCGCGCACCCTCGTCGCCCGGGACACCCGCGGGGTCGCACTGACCGACAACGGGGACGCGATGGCCGGGTTCGCGCGGACGATCCTCGCGGCGCACGCCACGGCCGACGCCTACTTCTCCGGCGCGGCCACCCGCGGGCGGCTGCGGTTCGGGGCGGCGGACGACCTCGCCATCACCCAGCTGCCGCGGATCCTGCGGGACTTCCGACGCCTGCACCCGCAGGTGAACCTCGAGCTCACGGTGAACCAGTCGTCGCCGCTGCTCCGCCGGGTGCACGCCGGCCAACTCGACCTGGTGTTCATCAAGCAGACGGCGGGGGAATCTGCCGAGGGCACCCGGGTCGCCACCGACCAGATGGTGTGGATGGCGCAGGACGGTATCGCCCTGGAACCCGGCGAACCCGTCCCGCTCATCGCGTACCAGGCGCCGAGCATCAGCCGGCAGATGGCGATCGACGCCCTCGAGGCCGCCGGCCGCACCTGGCGGATCACCTGCAACACCCGCGACGTCAACGGGGTGCTCGCCGCGGTTCGCGCGGGCATCGGCGTCGCGGTGTTCCCGCACTCGCTGATCCCGGCAGACCTGGTGAAGGTGTCGCAGCGGCTCGGGCTGCCGGACCTGCCGGCGGTGGACTACGTCCTCATCGCGAACCCGACGGTGCAGCGGGAGCCGATCGACGCCCTGACGAACGCGATCCTGTCCCGCGGGGTCGTCCGCGCCGTCTGA
- a CDS encoding aldo/keto reductase, which produces MTGIEHRPLGPSGLVVSTVGLGCNNFGRRGTASESQEGTDAVVAAALDAGVTLFDTADIYGGVPGMSEEMLGRSIRGRRDEIVLATKFGMDMQGANGPDWGVRGSRRYVRLAVESSLRRLGTDWIDLYQVHRPDDVTPIEETLSVLDDLVREGKIRYVGHSNFAGWQIAEAELTASIAGTTAFVSAQNEYSPLARAAEAEVLPAVRAYALGFLPFFPLYNGLLTGKYTKAGGPADGRLTTSKPQVLEDAPWDVLDDYQRFCDLRGVTMLQATFAWLLAQPGLSSVIAGATKPEQITQNVEAGTTWTPTEDDIADMTTIFDRA; this is translated from the coding sequence ATGACCGGAATCGAACACCGTCCCCTGGGCCCTTCGGGGCTCGTCGTCTCCACCGTCGGCCTCGGCTGCAACAACTTCGGGCGGCGGGGAACCGCGTCCGAGTCGCAGGAGGGCACCGACGCCGTCGTCGCCGCGGCACTCGACGCCGGGGTGACGCTCTTCGACACCGCTGACATCTACGGCGGCGTGCCGGGCATGTCCGAGGAGATGCTCGGACGCTCGATCCGCGGCCGACGTGACGAGATCGTCCTCGCCACGAAGTTCGGCATGGACATGCAGGGTGCGAACGGGCCGGACTGGGGCGTCCGCGGGTCCCGCCGGTACGTGCGGCTCGCGGTCGAGTCGTCGCTCCGCCGCCTCGGGACGGACTGGATCGACCTGTACCAGGTGCACCGGCCCGACGACGTGACGCCGATCGAGGAGACCCTGTCGGTCCTCGACGACCTGGTGCGCGAGGGCAAGATCCGGTACGTCGGGCACTCGAACTTCGCCGGCTGGCAGATCGCCGAGGCCGAGCTCACGGCGTCGATCGCCGGCACCACCGCGTTCGTGTCCGCGCAGAACGAGTACAGCCCGCTCGCCCGGGCTGCCGAGGCCGAGGTCCTGCCGGCCGTTCGGGCGTACGCGCTCGGGTTCCTGCCGTTCTTCCCGCTGTACAACGGGCTGCTCACCGGCAAGTACACGAAGGCGGGCGGCCCGGCCGACGGGCGGCTGACGACCTCGAAGCCGCAGGTGCTCGAGGACGCCCCGTGGGACGTGCTCGACGACTACCAGCGGTTCTGTGACCTCCGGGGCGTCACGATGCTGCAGGCGACGTTCGCGTGGCTCCTGGCGCAGCCGGGGCTGTCGAGCGTCATCGCGGGGGCGACGAAGCCGGAGCAGATCACGCAGAACGTCGAGGCCGGCACGACCTGGACGCCGACCGAGGACGACATCGCCGACATGACGACCATCTTCGACCGGGCCTGA
- a CDS encoding NADPH-dependent F420 reductase, giving the protein MTTIGIIGAGNIGSQLARLAVRNGHRVVIANSRGPETLTDLVTELGDDARAATRDEAAAAGEIVVVTVPLAAIETIPVEPLVGKVVIDTNNYYWERDGHIAALDDQSTTTAEMLQDHLPGARVVKAFNHIGADDLTGHATPAGTPDRRALVIAGDDDSAKQTVTELIDAFGFDVVDAGPLAEGWRIQRDTPGYGPRMTAAELRDALAAATR; this is encoded by the coding sequence ATGACAACCATCGGAATCATCGGCGCCGGCAACATCGGATCCCAGCTCGCACGACTCGCGGTACGGAACGGCCACCGGGTCGTCATCGCGAACTCCCGCGGCCCGGAGACCCTGACCGACCTGGTCACGGAACTCGGCGACGACGCACGCGCAGCGACCCGCGACGAGGCAGCAGCAGCGGGCGAGATCGTCGTCGTGACGGTGCCGCTCGCCGCGATCGAGACGATCCCCGTCGAGCCCCTCGTCGGCAAGGTCGTCATCGACACGAACAACTACTACTGGGAGCGCGACGGCCACATCGCCGCCCTCGACGACCAGTCCACGACCACCGCCGAGATGCTGCAGGACCACCTGCCCGGCGCCCGTGTCGTGAAGGCGTTCAACCACATCGGCGCCGACGACCTGACCGGCCACGCGACGCCCGCCGGCACCCCGGACCGACGTGCCCTCGTCATCGCCGGCGACGACGACTCCGCCAAGCAGACCGTCACCGAGCTCATCGACGCGTTCGGCTTCGACGTCGTCGACGCCGGTCCGCTCGCCGAGGGCTGGCGCATCCAGCGGGACACCCCCGGCTACGGCCCGCGGATGACCGCTGCCGAGCTGCGCGACGCCCTGGCCGCCGCGACCCGCTAG
- a CDS encoding GNAT family N-acetyltransferase has translation MDHEFRDETDQDRYAMYVDGELVSVLDYRVNGDAVAFPHTYTVPKHRGHGYAAQLVEYAVADVESSTTKRIVPMCWFVGKWFDEHPEKADLLSRGAAD, from the coding sequence ATGGACCACGAGTTCCGCGACGAGACCGACCAGGACCGCTACGCGATGTACGTCGACGGTGAGCTCGTGAGCGTGCTCGACTACCGCGTCAACGGTGACGCTGTTGCGTTCCCGCACACCTACACGGTCCCGAAGCACCGTGGCCACGGCTACGCGGCGCAACTCGTCGAGTACGCCGTCGCCGACGTCGAGTCGTCGACCACGAAGCGCATCGTCCCGATGTGCTGGTTCGTCGGCAAGTGGTTCGACGAACACCCCGAGAAAGCCGACCTGCTCAGCCGCGGCGCCGCGGACTGA
- a CDS encoding VOC family protein gives MPTITPFLWYDDQAEQAAEYYVGLFPDSRVDSVSRMPDGRALVVEFTLLGAPYRAMNGGPGHPHTDAVSFQIDVDTQDELDRLWDALLADGGSPMACGWLTDRWGLAWQVTPSMLGELMSGSGDPEANARVFEAMMQMVKLDIPALQAAAAGR, from the coding sequence GTGCCCACCATCACCCCGTTCCTCTGGTACGACGACCAGGCCGAACAAGCGGCCGAGTACTACGTCGGACTGTTCCCCGACAGCCGCGTCGACAGCGTGAGCCGGATGCCCGACGGCCGTGCCCTGGTCGTCGAGTTCACGCTGCTCGGTGCGCCGTACCGCGCGATGAACGGCGGTCCCGGGCACCCGCACACCGACGCGGTCTCGTTCCAGATCGACGTGGACACGCAGGACGAGCTCGACCGTCTGTGGGACGCCCTGCTCGCCGACGGCGGGAGCCCGATGGCGTGCGGCTGGTTGACCGACCGCTGGGGTCTGGCGTGGCAGGTGACCCCGTCGATGCTGGGCGAGTTGATGAGCGGGTCGGGTGATCCGGAGGCCAACGCACGCGTGTTCGAGGCGATGATGCAGATGGTCAAGCTGGACATCCCCGCACTGCAGGCCGCGGCGGCCGGTCGCTGA
- a CDS encoding MarR family winged helix-turn-helix transcriptional regulator, with amino-acid sequence MDHPSSRVRNSDISRAYTELARITRRASIRARGSDQVLSVVDQSLVDFVVQHPGCMAIDIARYLRLNRSTISRQLSGLLAAGLVRTTDGGSGNAKPLEATDAGRAALERSVQLHRDALEERLADWSDDDIALLAGLLERLGASDEAGLPMPAPTEP; translated from the coding sequence ATGGACCACCCGAGTTCGAGGGTCCGCAACAGCGACATCAGCCGGGCGTACACCGAGCTCGCCCGCATCACCCGTCGGGCGAGCATCCGCGCCCGTGGCTCGGACCAGGTGTTGAGCGTCGTCGACCAGTCCCTCGTCGACTTCGTCGTCCAGCACCCGGGCTGCATGGCCATCGACATCGCCCGCTACCTGCGGTTGAACCGTTCGACGATCTCGCGGCAACTGTCCGGGCTCCTCGCGGCCGGACTGGTGCGGACGACCGACGGCGGCAGCGGCAACGCGAAGCCGCTCGAGGCGACCGACGCCGGCCGAGCGGCCCTGGAGCGGTCGGTGCAGCTGCACCGCGACGCGCTCGAGGAACGGCTCGCCGACTGGTCGGACGACGACATCGCGCTGCTCGCCGGGCTGCTGGAGCGCCTCGGCGCGTCGGACGAGGCCGGGCTCCCGATGCCGGCACCCACCGAGCCGTGA
- a CDS encoding metallophosphoesterase family protein, with translation MTTSFVLLSDTHLPKRAKDLPPGLWADVDAADLVVHAGDWVDLATLDAVQARSRRFEGVRGNNDGPEFDDRLPLVARFGVEDLRFALVHETGAATGRERRTDAEYPDTDVLVFGHSHIPWDTVAPSGMRLLNPGSPTDRRRQPDHTWMRGTVSGAELSVELVRLPPVAR, from the coding sequence GTGACGACGTCGTTCGTCCTGCTGTCCGACACGCACCTGCCGAAGCGCGCGAAGGACCTGCCGCCCGGGCTGTGGGCCGACGTCGACGCGGCCGACCTCGTGGTGCACGCGGGGGACTGGGTCGACCTGGCCACCCTCGACGCCGTGCAGGCGCGGTCCCGCCGGTTCGAGGGCGTGCGGGGCAACAACGACGGTCCGGAGTTCGACGACCGGCTGCCGCTCGTCGCCCGGTTCGGTGTCGAGGACCTGCGCTTCGCCCTGGTGCACGAGACCGGTGCCGCGACGGGTCGGGAGCGGCGGACGGACGCCGAGTACCCGGACACCGACGTGCTCGTCTTCGGCCACTCGCACATCCCGTGGGACACCGTGGCGCCGTCGGGGATGCGCCTGCTGAACCCCGGTTCGCCGACCGACCGACGTCGCCAGCCCGACCACACGTGGATGCGCGGCACGGTCAGCGGCGCCGAGCTGTCCGTCGAACTCGTGCGGCTGCCCCCGGTCGCCCGCTAG
- the thiD gene encoding bifunctional hydroxymethylpyrimidine kinase/phosphomethylpyrimidine kinase, which produces MSVPRVLSIAGTDPTGGAGMQADLKAIAAHDGYGMGVVTALVAQNTHGVRSVHVPDVGFLREQLDAVSDDVVVDAVKIGMLGTAGVVRVVTDWLREHRPPVVVVDPVMVATSGDRLLDEDAASAMGALFALADLVTPNRAELVVLAELAGSGAAGPGSSASTSASSLDAARAVAARWDVLVLAKGGHDEGPTSDDVLVAPDGTVRVFTGPRVATTNTHGTGCSLSSAIATLAARLGDWDLAVGVAKEWLTAALRGADALSVGTGNGPVDHGAQARAALPGLSYTDVWWADAASVLDETIGCAFLVGLRDGTLEPEVFAGYLAQDVHYLRAYERHLAALGVGCADADAGSGAGVAGDAAAFWAAAAQGCADEARDLHHRRLAGSHADDPVHPTCSGYLAHLQEAADSGSRAVLAAAVLPCFRVYAWVGSQLGVAPDGHAFADWITAYGDPGFAASSAEATRLVEELARAATPDERGRMARAFRRSAEWELAFFRMPTEARDRG; this is translated from the coding sequence ATGAGCGTCCCACGGGTGCTGAGCATCGCCGGGACCGACCCGACGGGCGGCGCCGGGATGCAGGCGGACCTCAAGGCGATCGCCGCGCACGACGGGTACGGGATGGGGGTCGTGACGGCGCTCGTCGCACAGAACACGCACGGGGTGCGGTCGGTGCACGTGCCGGACGTCGGGTTCCTGCGGGAGCAGCTCGACGCGGTGTCGGACGACGTCGTGGTCGACGCGGTGAAGATCGGGATGCTGGGCACCGCCGGCGTCGTGCGCGTCGTGACGGACTGGCTGCGGGAGCACCGGCCGCCGGTGGTCGTCGTCGACCCGGTGATGGTGGCGACGAGCGGGGACCGGCTGCTCGACGAGGACGCTGCGTCGGCCATGGGGGCGCTGTTCGCGCTCGCCGACCTGGTGACGCCGAACCGGGCCGAGCTCGTGGTGCTGGCGGAGCTGGCCGGGTCGGGCGCGGCTGGTCCCGGTTCGTCTGCATCGACGTCGGCCTCGTCGCTGGATGCCGCGCGTGCCGTGGCGGCGCGGTGGGACGTCCTGGTGCTGGCGAAGGGCGGCCACGACGAGGGGCCGACCTCCGACGACGTGCTCGTGGCACCGGACGGCACCGTGCGGGTGTTCACCGGCCCCCGGGTCGCGACGACGAACACCCACGGCACCGGGTGCTCGCTCTCCAGTGCGATCGCGACGCTCGCCGCGCGGCTCGGCGACTGGGACCTCGCGGTCGGGGTGGCGAAGGAGTGGCTGACGGCGGCGCTGCGCGGAGCGGATGCGCTGTCGGTCGGGACCGGCAACGGCCCGGTCGACCACGGCGCGCAGGCACGGGCGGCCCTGCCCGGGCTGTCCTACACGGACGTGTGGTGGGCGGATGCGGCGTCGGTGCTGGACGAGACGATCGGCTGCGCGTTCCTGGTGGGGCTCCGCGACGGGACGCTCGAACCGGAGGTGTTCGCGGGGTACCTGGCGCAGGACGTCCACTACCTGCGGGCGTACGAGCGGCACCTGGCGGCGCTCGGGGTCGGTTGCGCCGATGCCGATGCCGGTTCCGGCGCTGGCGTTGCTGGCGATGCAGCTGCGTTCTGGGCGGCGGCAGCGCAGGGGTGTGCCGACGAGGCGCGCGACCTGCACCACCGTCGGCTGGCCGGCTCGCACGCCGACGATCCCGTGCACCCCACGTGCTCCGGGTACCTCGCACACCTGCAGGAGGCCGCCGACTCCGGCTCCCGTGCGGTGCTCGCCGCCGCGGTGCTGCCCTGCTTCCGGGTCTACGCCTGGGTCGGGTCGCAGCTCGGGGTCGCTCCGGACGGGCACGCCTTCGCGGACTGGATCACGGCGTACGGGGACCCGGGGTTCGCGGCGTCGAGTGCCGAGGCGACCCGGCTCGTCGAGGAACTGGCCCGTGCCGCGACGCCCGACGAGCGCGGGCGGATGGCGCGGGCGTTCCGGCGTTCGGCGGAGTGGGAGCTCGCGTTCTTCCGGATGCCGACGGAGGCACGCGACCGGGGCTAG
- a CDS encoding thiamine phosphate synthase gives MSGLRSVGFGVYLVTDGALADRHGIGVLGVVRAAVHAGVRIVQVRDKDASARDLLALTAAVADAVGDRARVVVDDRLDVVLAARQAGHRVAGVHLGQSDVPVTAARALLGADAHVGLTANTLAHLAAVERLPRGTVDLLGVGVVHPTATKADHPPALGHDGFARLAAATDVPCVAIGGVTLDDVVPLRAAGAAGVAIVSGICAAADPGSAAAAYVAAWGPGPDHGTEVRGLAEGDPVLPASTYHGADA, from the coding sequence ATGAGCGGGCTGCGGTCCGTCGGGTTCGGCGTCTACCTGGTGACCGACGGTGCCCTGGCCGACCGGCACGGCATCGGGGTGCTCGGGGTCGTCCGCGCCGCCGTCCATGCCGGGGTGCGGATCGTGCAGGTGCGGGACAAGGACGCCTCGGCGCGTGACCTGCTCGCCCTGACGGCCGCGGTCGCCGACGCCGTCGGGGACCGCGCGAGGGTGGTGGTCGACGATCGGCTCGACGTCGTCCTCGCCGCACGGCAGGCGGGACACCGGGTCGCGGGCGTGCACCTCGGCCAGTCCGACGTCCCCGTCACGGCCGCCCGTGCCCTGCTCGGAGCGGACGCACACGTGGGCCTCACCGCGAACACGCTCGCGCACCTGGCGGCCGTCGAACGACTCCCGCGCGGCACCGTGGACCTGCTCGGCGTCGGGGTCGTGCACCCCACGGCGACGAAGGCCGACCACCCGCCGGCTCTGGGTCACGACGGGTTCGCCCGGTTGGCCGCCGCGACCGACGTGCCGTGCGTGGCGATCGGTGGGGTGACCCTCGACGACGTCGTGCCGCTCCGGGCGGCCGGTGCCGCGGGGGTCGCGATCGTCTCGGGCATCTGTGCCGCAGCCGACCCCGGGTCCGCCGCGGCGGCGTACGTGGCCGCGTGGGGCCCTGGACCCGACCACGGGACGGAGGTGAGGGGGCTCGCAGAAGGTGATCCGGTCCTCCCGGCCTCCACGTACCACGGGGCGGACGCATGA